A genomic window from Bacillus sp. Marseille-P3661 includes:
- a CDS encoding MFS transporter, with protein sequence MFKSKNTILNQTSFAKFWFSRILSSSSFQMLSVAIGWQMYSITQDAFSLGFVGLAQFLPMFMLTLIVGHIADRFDRRKIVFICQFMESGIAMLLLFGNIGGWLDREHILIAAVILGTCRAFEGPTSASLLPQLVPRENLQQAISWSTSAGQTAQIIGPSIGGLLFSFGTSYVYITAIISFLIAGFLIFFIRLEFRQPNTTQLNTFRSIFSGLVFIYKKRIIFGTLSLDLFAVLLGGATALLPIFAQDILQTGPWSLGLMRTAPAVGALLMSIVLAYVPLRETVGYKLFGALAIFGLATMIFSLSSNLWISLAALFIIGASDVVSVVIRSSLVQLQTPDEMRGRVNAINSLFIGTSNQLGEFRAGIMAGFIGAVPAVFIGGLGTIAVAGLWMYWFPSLRRLKSLQE encoded by the coding sequence TTGTTTAAATCAAAAAATACTATTTTAAATCAGACATCTTTTGCGAAATTCTGGTTTTCCCGTATTTTGTCTTCCTCATCCTTTCAAATGCTTTCTGTTGCGATTGGCTGGCAAATGTATTCCATCACTCAAGACGCTTTTAGCCTTGGTTTTGTTGGATTAGCTCAATTTCTTCCAATGTTCATGCTTACATTAATTGTAGGCCATATTGCCGATCGATTTGACCGTAGGAAAATTGTATTCATATGTCAGTTTATGGAAAGCGGCATAGCCATGTTATTACTATTTGGAAACATTGGGGGTTGGCTTGATCGTGAACATATTTTGATAGCGGCTGTAATTTTGGGAACTTGTCGTGCTTTTGAGGGTCCCACATCAGCTTCTCTGTTACCACAATTGGTACCAAGGGAAAATCTACAACAAGCAATCTCTTGGAGTACATCAGCTGGGCAAACAGCCCAAATTATCGGCCCATCAATTGGGGGGCTACTTTTTTCATTCGGCACATCTTATGTTTACATAACAGCAATCATTTCGTTTTTAATAGCCGGGTTTCTAATATTTTTCATCCGATTGGAATTTCGCCAGCCAAACACTACACAATTAAACACTTTCCGCTCCATCTTTTCTGGTTTGGTATTTATATATAAGAAACGCATCATTTTTGGCACTCTTTCTCTTGACCTTTTTGCTGTTCTACTTGGAGGAGCGACAGCACTTTTACCGATATTTGCGCAAGATATCCTTCAAACTGGTCCGTGGTCATTAGGTCTTATGCGAACAGCTCCAGCAGTTGGGGCCTTATTAATGTCCATTGTTTTAGCGTATGTTCCATTGAGAGAAACTGTTGGATACAAATTATTTGGGGCACTAGCCATTTTCGGACTAGCAACAATGATTTTCTCCTTATCATCTAATTTATGGATATCATTAGCAGCATTATTTATTATTGGAGCTTCGGATGTAGTGAGTGTTGTCATCAGATCTTCTCTAGTACAATTGCAAACACCAGACGAAATGCGTGGTCGCGTAAATGCAATAAATTCCTTATTTATTGGGACTTCCAATCAACTAGGAGAATTTAGAGCTGGTATAATGGCTGGATTTATTGGAGCTGTTCCAGCTGTGTTCATTGGTGGATTAGGAACCATTGCCGTTGCGGGACTCTGGATGTATTGGTTTCCTTCATTAAGAAGGCTGAAGAGCTTGCAGGAATAG
- a CDS encoding NADPH-dependent oxidoreductase, whose translation MNETIKLMRNHRSVRQFDPEKDVNDTQVETIIKASMAAPNWINGQQVSVIEVREPERKSALAKAAGNQKWIEEAPVFLVFCMDFYRAKLAAERNGNRFRIVENIESIIVGSTDVGIALGSAVIAAESMELGIVPIGGIRRNPQAFVEILNLPEYVYPISGLVIGYPKTIPDQKPRLPLKATHHKEQYDAKVQVEIIHQYDDIISSYMTERTGGQDSSNWSSKVAHFYDSGFEQYEKNASPTIKNQGFRYEG comes from the coding sequence ATGAATGAAACCATTAAATTAATGAGAAATCATCGCTCAGTAAGGCAATTTGACCCTGAAAAAGATGTTAACGATACCCAAGTGGAAACGATTATTAAGGCGTCAATGGCTGCTCCAAATTGGATTAATGGTCAGCAAGTGAGCGTAATCGAAGTAAGGGAACCTGAAAGGAAATCTGCATTGGCAAAAGCTGCTGGAAATCAAAAGTGGATCGAGGAGGCACCTGTTTTTCTTGTGTTTTGTATGGACTTTTATCGGGCGAAACTGGCGGCTGAAAGAAATGGAAATCGTTTTCGGATTGTCGAAAATATAGAGTCTATTATTGTTGGTTCAACAGATGTTGGAATTGCACTGGGAAGCGCTGTTATCGCAGCTGAATCGATGGAACTTGGAATCGTTCCGATTGGGGGTATAAGAAGAAATCCTCAAGCTTTTGTTGAAATTTTGAATTTGCCAGAATATGTTTACCCGATTTCTGGTCTAGTCATTGGTTATCCAAAAACCATTCCCGATCAAAAACCAAGGCTGCCTCTTAAGGCTACGCATCATAAAGAACAGTACGATGCTAAAGTTCAAGTGGAAATTATTCATCAGTATGATGACATCATTTCGTCCTATATGACTGAGCGTACAGGTGGTCAAGATTCCAGCAACTGGTCAAGTAAAGTAGCTCATTTTTATGATAGCGGATTTGAACAATATGAAAAAAACGCCAGTCCTACAATCAAGAATCAAGGATTTCGTTACGAGGGTTAA
- a CDS encoding Crp/Fnr family transcriptional regulator, with the protein MHSQLGSLFTGIPFFEGLTEEDVKQLSKWCVERKFKRRSIIFLEGDVGDELYIIKKGSVEICHYYEDKKNILTILHEGNYFGEMALLQKGSSRSATAEAIETTSLYALRREDFARLLESNPKLMLNLLENTMDRLRQANELIHDLTFLNVRLRLNKLLVRLIDQFGSHHPKGMLINFKLTHQQIAELIGAARVTVTKLMLELQDEGIIEILNKKILVIDLEQLKEDLFI; encoded by the coding sequence ATGCATAGTCAATTAGGCTCTCTTTTTACTGGTATCCCCTTTTTTGAAGGCTTAACTGAAGAAGATGTCAAGCAGTTGTCTAAGTGGTGTGTTGAGAGGAAGTTTAAAAGAAGATCCATTATTTTTTTAGAAGGAGATGTTGGAGACGAGCTATATATTATAAAAAAGGGATCGGTTGAAATTTGTCATTATTATGAGGATAAGAAAAATATTCTAACGATTCTTCATGAAGGGAATTATTTCGGCGAAATGGCGTTACTTCAAAAGGGGAGTTCTAGATCTGCAACAGCTGAGGCAATAGAAACAACTAGTTTGTATGCATTAAGACGTGAGGATTTTGCTAGATTACTAGAAAGTAATCCGAAATTAATGTTAAACCTTTTGGAAAATACCATGGATCGATTGAGACAAGCAAATGAGCTCATACATGATTTAACATTTCTAAATGTGCGCTTACGTCTTAACAAATTACTAGTTAGATTAATTGATCAGTTTGGCAGCCATCACCCTAAGGGGATGCTGATCAATTTTAAGCTCACACATCAGCAAATAGCTGAATTGATCGGTGCTGCAAGAGTCACTGTTACTAAACTGATGCTAGAGTTACAGGATGAAGGGATTATCGAGATTCTTAATAAAAAAATTTTAGTTATTGATCTTGAGCAATTGAAGGAAGATCTTTTTATTTAA
- a CDS encoding peptidylprolyl isomerase has product MSLTNIEVFTLNGQSISLQEVIALAKRQGNLSAIEEKIKQLVIVDEAKQRGIEVSVEELQSTADQIRQELNLYSAAETNEWLEKRLLTIEDLQEMALYRKTADKLKESLAKGKVEQFFNENKIAFDTAVISHIVTKEEGEAKEIAYQIEEGEEFHQLARELSIDEKTKPVGGYIGEVYRKALSPQVEAAVFGAQAGEVVGPVSTDQGYHVIKVESIQNAILNEKLTEGIKELLFNQWLSDTLAAASVELKLQNNS; this is encoded by the coding sequence ATGTCCTTAACAAACATTGAGGTTTTTACTTTAAATGGTCAATCTATATCTTTACAAGAGGTCATTGCTCTTGCTAAGAGACAAGGGAACTTAAGTGCTATCGAAGAGAAGATAAAGCAGCTAGTGATTGTGGATGAGGCAAAACAAAGAGGAATTGAAGTTTCAGTTGAGGAGTTACAATCTACTGCAGACCAGATTCGCCAAGAATTAAATTTATATAGTGCAGCCGAAACTAACGAATGGTTAGAAAAACGACTATTAACAATTGAGGATTTACAGGAGATGGCTTTATATAGGAAAACTGCTGATAAATTAAAAGAAAGCCTTGCAAAAGGGAAAGTAGAACAATTTTTTAATGAAAATAAAATTGCTTTCGATACAGCGGTCATTTCCCATATTGTAACGAAAGAAGAAGGAGAAGCAAAAGAAATCGCCTATCAAATTGAAGAAGGTGAAGAGTTTCACCAGCTGGCCAGGGAGCTTTCAATTGATGAAAAAACAAAGCCTGTTGGAGGATATATCGGAGAAGTATACCGAAAAGCTCTTTCTCCACAAGTTGAAGCTGCCGTTTTCGGAGCACAAGCGGGTGAGGTTGTTGGACCTGTATCAACCGATCAAGGCTATCATGTAATTAAAGTAGAAAGCATTCAGAATGCTATATTAAATGAAAAGCTTACTGAAGGAATAAAAGAGTTATTGTTTAATCAATGGCTGAGTGACACTTTAGCTGCTGCAAGTGTTGAGTTAAAGCTACAAAATAACTCTTAA
- a CDS encoding peptidase domain-containing ABC transporter, producing the protein MEVKPLSNHHIFDKVAIFNILDDEEKDRLVNKLEIVNYRLGQTVLSSEENEQALFFILSGKARIISTQADGRELNLGLLSEGDHFGETRLFENHNLDEGTGIIIRASANLTVLKLHKKDFDNLLDSHTELKKYFTDYISNNAMRIFLKRSTVLAPINANELRSLLDKIQIIHFSKGENIVTEGEVGDAFYIISSGTVDVIKDSENYKVLNTLEAGAFFGELALLTGDTRKATVQANDNVQVFKLSKDDFDSLIKRFPKIKDSILSIASGYGQVSNESQQVFDTTVADPELEGSLSETEAVITEDTKIGKFKVRKKRIRLPVILQQSETDCGAASLAMIGRYYNLKLSINKIRELANVTRYGATLLSLAEAAETIGFLSKGIQTDLKGLRNQQLPAIAHWQGNHYIVVYKVTDKEVVVADPGIGLEKIAHEEFEKNWTGTLLILTPTINLKNTDLQENSFQRYLPYFRPHWRTLLEILIVSIFIQILGLALPIFTQIILDDVLVYKNTQLFFIVMMGMIFVSIFSVLFTAIRQYLLVYTFQKIDVRMILDFYQHVMGLPLKYFVERRVGDIISRVNENEKIRNMLSTSTLSTFLDIITLVVYFGLMFFYNIKLAFVSMLFLPMFAILTLAFTPLMKKNSRKAFQANAEMQSHMVEAIGAIQTVKAINAERKVRWNLENKLENVAKVNIKTAILNVSIESLSSWIKTLSSFSVLFYGSYLVLNGDLSVGQLMAFTVLLTNAIDPVTRIIQFWDEYQEVRISIERLNDVFDAELEEAEPDKMLRIPSIKGQIAFENVTFRYEQDGKNILQNINLQVYPGQTVALVGRSGAGKSTFANLILKLFKPSTGKITIDGYDLNQISVSSLRRQIGVVQQENVLFSGTIRENIAYHYPDSSYQDIVTASMLAGAHEFITALPLGYETVIGERGMNLSGGQRQRIAIARALLGKPKILIFDEATSALDTESEKIIQKNMGLILKDRTTFIIAHRLSTIREADMIVVLDQGIIIEVGNHDQLMSRRGLYYYLNKQQLDQ; encoded by the coding sequence ATGGAGGTGAAACCTCTGAGTAATCACCATATTTTTGATAAGGTAGCTATTTTTAATATCCTAGATGATGAAGAAAAGGATCGTTTAGTTAACAAGTTGGAAATAGTTAACTACCGATTAGGACAAACCGTATTATCTAGTGAAGAAAATGAACAAGCTCTTTTTTTTATATTATCAGGGAAGGCAAGGATTATAAGCACCCAGGCTGACGGCAGAGAATTAAATTTAGGGCTATTGTCAGAAGGCGACCATTTTGGCGAAACTAGATTATTTGAAAATCATAACCTGGATGAAGGTACGGGAATTATTATCCGCGCTTCAGCAAACTTAACTGTATTAAAGCTTCACAAAAAAGACTTCGATAACTTACTAGACAGTCATACTGAATTAAAGAAGTACTTTACCGATTATATCTCTAACAATGCGATGAGAATATTTTTAAAGCGATCTACAGTATTGGCACCTATTAATGCTAATGAACTCAGGTCTCTTTTAGATAAAATCCAAATTATTCATTTTTCAAAAGGAGAAAACATTGTAACCGAAGGAGAAGTCGGTGATGCTTTTTATATTATAAGCTCGGGTACGGTTGATGTAATAAAAGATAGTGAAAATTATAAGGTTCTAAATACTCTCGAAGCGGGAGCTTTTTTTGGAGAATTAGCGTTATTAACAGGTGACACAAGAAAGGCAACCGTACAAGCCAATGATAATGTGCAGGTTTTTAAATTATCTAAAGATGATTTTGATTCATTAATTAAAAGGTTTCCCAAAATAAAAGATTCTATCTTAAGTATTGCTTCGGGATATGGTCAGGTTTCAAATGAGAGCCAACAGGTATTTGATACAACAGTTGCAGATCCTGAGTTAGAGGGCAGTTTAAGTGAAACAGAAGCAGTTATTACAGAGGACACAAAGATAGGGAAATTCAAAGTTAGAAAAAAAAGGATAAGATTGCCTGTCATTTTACAGCAAAGTGAAACAGATTGTGGTGCTGCGAGTTTGGCCATGATTGGGAGGTACTACAATCTTAAGCTAAGTATAAACAAGATTAGAGAATTGGCAAATGTAACAAGATATGGTGCAACTTTATTAAGTCTTGCAGAAGCAGCTGAAACAATCGGGTTTCTTTCAAAAGGAATACAAACGGATCTTAAAGGATTAAGAAACCAACAACTTCCAGCAATTGCTCATTGGCAGGGCAACCATTATATCGTTGTTTACAAGGTGACAGATAAAGAGGTTGTTGTAGCGGACCCTGGAATCGGGTTAGAGAAGATCGCACATGAAGAGTTCGAAAAAAATTGGACTGGGACATTGCTTATACTTACACCTACAATAAATCTAAAAAATACAGACCTACAGGAAAACTCATTTCAAAGATATTTACCATATTTTCGACCGCATTGGCGTACGTTGTTAGAAATATTAATAGTAAGTATATTTATTCAAATATTAGGGTTAGCGCTTCCAATTTTCACTCAAATTATTTTAGATGATGTACTCGTGTACAAAAATACACAGTTGTTTTTTATTGTTATGATGGGCATGATCTTTGTATCAATTTTTAGTGTGCTATTCACAGCGATAAGACAATACCTTCTCGTTTATACCTTTCAAAAAATAGATGTAAGAATGATTCTAGACTTTTATCAGCATGTAATGGGACTTCCGTTAAAATATTTTGTTGAACGAAGAGTCGGAGATATTATTAGCCGTGTCAATGAAAATGAAAAGATTAGAAACATGTTATCAACAAGTACACTGTCTACATTTTTGGATATTATTACTCTCGTAGTGTACTTTGGACTTATGTTTTTCTATAACATCAAACTTGCATTTGTAAGTATGTTGTTTTTGCCTATGTTTGCGATTTTAACACTTGCATTCACGCCTTTAATGAAAAAAAATAGCCGAAAAGCTTTTCAAGCTAATGCTGAAATGCAGTCACATATGGTGGAGGCAATCGGTGCGATACAAACCGTAAAGGCCATTAATGCAGAACGAAAGGTACGTTGGAATTTAGAAAATAAGTTAGAGAACGTAGCTAAAGTAAATATTAAAACAGCAATATTAAATGTTTCAATTGAATCTTTAAGCAGTTGGATAAAGACTTTAAGCAGCTTCAGTGTCTTATTTTACGGGTCATATCTTGTATTGAATGGCGATCTTTCAGTAGGTCAATTGATGGCATTTACCGTGCTGCTAACAAATGCAATTGATCCTGTTACACGAATTATTCAATTCTGGGATGAGTACCAGGAGGTTAGAATATCGATCGAACGTTTAAATGATGTATTTGACGCCGAATTAGAAGAAGCTGAGCCTGATAAAATGTTAAGAATCCCTAGCATCAAGGGGCAAATTGCATTTGAAAATGTAACCTTTCGCTATGAGCAGGACGGCAAAAATATATTGCAAAATATAAATCTTCAAGTATATCCAGGGCAAACGGTGGCCTTAGTAGGGAGAAGTGGGGCTGGTAAATCAACCTTTGCCAATTTAATACTAAAGTTATTTAAACCATCTACAGGAAAAATAACCATTGACGGCTATGACTTAAATCAAATCAGTGTATCATCCTTGCGTCGTCAAATAGGTGTTGTGCAGCAAGAAAATGTGTTATTTAGCGGAACTATTAGAGAAAATATTGCTTATCATTATCCAGACTCCTCCTATCAGGATATTGTTACGGCATCGATGCTCGCAGGGGCACATGAATTTATTACAGCATTACCACTTGGCTATGAAACTGTAATTGGTGAACGAGGTATGAATCTATCTGGAGGACAGCGACAGCGAATTGCTATTGCGCGTGCATTATTAGGAAAACCAAAGATTCTTATTTTTGATGAAGCGACAAGTGCTTTAGATACGGAGTCAGAGAAAATCATTCAAAAAAATATGGGACTAATTTTAAAGGATCGGACAACGTTTATTATCGCTCATCGCTTAAGCACTATTCGTGAGGCTGATATGATTGTTGTGCTTGATCAGGGTATCATTATCGAAGTTGGAAATCATGATCAGCTGATGTCAAGGCGGGGCCTTTATTATTATTTGAATAAACAGCAGTTGGATCAGTAA
- a CDS encoding HlyD family efflux transporter periplasmic adaptor subunit: MEKLLLWLSRRLLYLLGSAFIILMIWSYFYHVPQFVQARCLIVSDGKLTPILSNASGFIIQTNKQSGKLVEKNEVLFEIGNGDEEKARIFSPASGYFKESAELNSAKGIARINSNDLIGYIIEPSPLLFEAWIESNQIDSIRKGMKTFIKLDSYPFQKYGLIEAEILYIADIPSTEDETPLYQIKLMPKTIPQELQQRFKPGLEGVLQIVKEEKRLITYILPFIK, translated from the coding sequence ATGGAGAAACTACTATTATGGCTTTCTAGAAGATTACTCTATTTACTTGGTTCCGCCTTCATAATTTTAATGATCTGGTCCTACTTTTATCACGTACCACAGTTTGTTCAAGCAAGGTGTTTAATTGTTTCTGATGGAAAGTTGACGCCAATCCTTTCCAATGCTAGCGGTTTTATTATTCAAACAAATAAGCAATCGGGAAAGCTTGTAGAAAAGAATGAAGTTCTTTTTGAAATAGGTAATGGGGATGAAGAAAAGGCTAGGATCTTTTCACCAGCCAGTGGTTATTTTAAGGAATCAGCAGAATTAAATTCAGCTAAAGGAATTGCCCGAATAAATAGCAATGACCTTATTGGGTATATTATTGAGCCTAGTCCTTTATTGTTTGAGGCGTGGATTGAATCTAATCAGATCGATTCGATTAGAAAGGGCATGAAAACATTTATAAAACTAGATTCGTATCCATTTCAAAAATATGGGTTGATTGAAGCGGAGATCCTATATATTGCCGATATACCGTCAACAGAAGATGAAACGCCTTTGTATCAAATAAAATTGATGCCAAAAACAATACCTCAGGAGTTACAGCAAAGGTTTAAGCCAGGCCTTGAGGGGGTGTTACAAATTGTGAAGGAAGAAAAACGATTAATTACCTACATTCTTCCTTTTATAAAATAG
- a CDS encoding MBL fold metallo-hydrolase, producing the protein MDKEMHYGNDYKYIPATSIGSGVSIQLMPDVICHTVQIVNIIFVGNSENYVLVDAGMPDSAEEIIEVAEERFGKNSRPKAIILTHGHFDHVGAIIELVKRWGIPVYAHELELPYLTGKESYPEPDATVEGGMVAKMSPLFPNEPIDLADHVEKLPTDGSIPYMSGFRWVHTPGHTPGHVSLFRDEDQLLIVGDAFVTVKQESLYKVFTQEQEISGPPRYLTPDWKTAKESVMKLEALKPSVAVTGHGLPMVGELLSSSLSKLVQEFDTIAIPDYGKYVEDKHIH; encoded by the coding sequence GTGGATAAAGAAATGCATTACGGTAATGATTATAAATATATCCCAGCCACATCAATAGGAAGTGGTGTGAGTATTCAATTAATGCCAGATGTCATTTGCCATACTGTGCAGATTGTTAATATTATTTTTGTTGGTAATTCTGAAAACTATGTATTAGTAGATGCAGGGATGCCAGATTCAGCTGAGGAAATCATTGAAGTTGCGGAAGAGCGTTTTGGAAAAAATAGTCGCCCAAAGGCCATCATTCTAACACATGGACACTTTGATCATGTTGGTGCCATTATTGAGTTGGTCAAACGTTGGGGAATACCTGTATATGCACATGAATTAGAACTGCCGTATTTAACCGGAAAAGAGAGCTACCCAGAACCAGATGCAACGGTTGAAGGTGGGATGGTTGCGAAAATGTCACCTTTATTTCCTAATGAACCGATAGACTTAGCCGATCATGTTGAAAAACTGCCTACAGATGGAAGTATACCATATATGTCAGGTTTCCGTTGGGTTCATACCCCTGGTCATACTCCAGGTCATGTTTCCTTATTTAGAGATGAGGATCAACTGCTAATAGTGGGTGATGCATTTGTTACAGTAAAACAAGAATCACTTTATAAGGTATTTACACAGGAACAAGAAATCAGCGGTCCACCACGATATTTGACTCCGGATTGGAAGACTGCAAAGGAATCTGTCATGAAACTCGAAGCTTTAAAGCCAAGCGTAGCTGTGACGGGGCATGGTTTGCCGATGGTTGGTGAACTACTGTCAAGCAGTTTAAGTAAACTAGTTCAAGAATTTGATACTATTGCTATTCCGGATTATGGGAAATATGTTGAAGATAAGCATATCCATTAA
- a CDS encoding alpha/beta fold hydrolase produces MVQDGKYIDVNGVNTHYHEDGQGDVVLLIHGSGPGVSAWANWRLLFPILSQQFHLYAPDVVGFGYTDRPEGIQYSIDVWADHMIDFVETVGEKKVSIIGNSFGGAIALHVAKKRPDLIDKLILMGSVGIDHQIADGLDCVWGYEPSPENMKELIKIFAYDQSMAENGDLVEMRYQSSIQPGFQESFSSMFPAPRQRHVDAMALSQEELQDIQFPVLLVHGRDDKVIPLQETSYKLALALPNAQLHVFPHCGHWVQIEKTEEFAAQVVQFLK; encoded by the coding sequence ATGGTGCAAGACGGTAAATATATTGATGTAAACGGCGTTAACACACACTATCATGAAGATGGGCAAGGAGATGTTGTTCTGCTTATCCATGGTTCAGGACCCGGGGTTTCAGCATGGGCTAACTGGCGGTTATTATTCCCAATTCTCTCACAGCAATTTCATTTGTACGCACCTGATGTTGTAGGCTTTGGTTATACAGACAGACCTGAAGGCATTCAATATTCAATAGACGTTTGGGCAGATCATATGATTGATTTTGTTGAAACTGTAGGTGAAAAGAAAGTTTCAATCATCGGTAATTCCTTTGGAGGGGCCATTGCTTTACATGTGGCTAAAAAGCGACCAGACCTTATTGATAAGTTAATCTTAATGGGTAGTGTGGGAATTGATCATCAAATTGCTGATGGATTAGACTGCGTATGGGGTTATGAACCAAGCCCTGAAAATATGAAAGAGCTTATTAAGATATTTGCATATGATCAAAGTATGGCGGAAAATGGTGACTTAGTAGAAATGCGCTATCAATCTAGTATTCAGCCAGGATTTCAAGAATCATTTTCATCGATGTTTCCTGCACCAAGACAAAGGCATGTCGATGCAATGGCTTTGAGTCAAGAAGAATTACAAGACATTCAGTTTCCTGTCTTACTAGTTCATGGTAGAGATGATAAAGTTATTCCGTTACAAGAAACAAGTTATAAGCTAGCACTTGCACTCCCAAATGCACAGCTTCATGTATTCCCTCATTGTGGTCACTGGGTACAAATTGAAAAAACAGAGGAGTTTGCAGCTCAAGTTGTTCAATTTTTAAAATAA
- a CDS encoding mechanosensitive ion channel family protein has product MVWDLPFLYEKIISILISIGVFLLFLLFRKVFAKYIYTLLIKLSSKAPSGFFSTFFVAFEKPIQWCFVIIGAYVAARYFPYLEQSNTLFLNIIRSSVIFLICWGLYNLSSSSTLLIAKMNEKYSFKIDKILIPLLSKVLRFIIVAIGFSIIAQEFGYEISGLVAGLGLGGLAFSLAAKDALANLFGGIVIIIEKPFSVGDWILTPSAEGTVEDISFRSTKIRTFAQALVTVPNAMLANEPITNWSEMGKRRVTFQLKVTHDTSKEKLANVIEKIESMLVLHPDIHQETIFVTFDRYGENGLEIFLYFFTKTTAWGEYLKIKEQINYEILGILENEEVLIALPARRLHFYSETDDYNNNARVPVRQEM; this is encoded by the coding sequence ATGGTTTGGGACTTACCTTTTTTATATGAAAAAATAATTAGCATCTTAATTTCAATAGGTGTTTTTTTATTGTTTTTGTTATTCAGAAAAGTTTTTGCTAAATACATATATACGTTACTGATAAAACTAAGTAGCAAAGCACCATCTGGTTTTTTTTCAACATTTTTCGTAGCATTTGAAAAGCCTATACAGTGGTGTTTTGTAATCATTGGCGCTTATGTTGCAGCACGATATTTTCCATATTTAGAACAATCAAATACATTATTTTTAAATATAATCCGCTCTTCAGTTATATTTCTTATTTGTTGGGGGTTGTATAATTTGTCTTCCTCATCAACACTCCTTATCGCAAAAATGAATGAAAAATATAGCTTTAAAATAGATAAAATCTTAATTCCTTTGCTATCCAAAGTTTTGAGATTTATTATTGTTGCGATTGGCTTTAGTATTATTGCACAAGAATTCGGTTATGAGATAAGCGGGCTTGTGGCTGGTTTAGGATTAGGTGGGCTTGCATTTTCACTTGCGGCAAAGGATGCATTGGCTAACTTGTTTGGCGGAATCGTGATCATAATTGAAAAACCTTTCTCGGTTGGCGATTGGATTTTAACACCTAGTGCTGAAGGAACTGTAGAAGATATTTCTTTCCGAAGTACAAAGATACGAACCTTCGCCCAAGCTCTTGTGACTGTTCCAAACGCAATGTTGGCAAATGAACCTATAACAAATTGGAGTGAAATGGGGAAAAGACGTGTTACTTTTCAACTAAAAGTAACTCACGATACTTCAAAAGAAAAATTGGCTAATGTTATTGAAAAAATAGAAAGTATGTTGGTGCTCCATCCTGACATACATCAAGAAACTATTTTTGTTACCTTCGACCGGTATGGGGAAAATGGACTTGAAATTTTCTTGTATTTTTTTACAAAAACTACAGCATGGGGAGAGTATCTTAAAATTAAAGAACAAATCAACTATGAAATTTTGGGTATTTTAGAAAACGAGGAAGTATTAATTGCGTTGCCTGCAAGAAGACTGCACTTTTACTCTGAAACGGATGATTATAATAATAATGCAAGGGTCCCTGTAAGGCAGGAAATGTAG